A part of Acropora palmata chromosome 8, jaAcrPala1.3, whole genome shotgun sequence genomic DNA contains:
- the LOC141890346 gene encoding inactive tyrosine-protein kinase 7-like isoform X2, which produces MEWFIWRCVSSIQVNLARWLWLTILVSSIKISESNFEFLQHPVSQTVQEGGQVTFNCGVSTHRKISFQWQHNNRTIRTDRQPRFTIRSDGSLRITNADLDDSGIYQCTAVAKAKRSQAVRKKAKSRPATLLVEGMCDKAEIVTRPAHTTKFAIGTEFSLGCRCRSSSRGLVRWIKNGDTVSQVRGHLSLDNIWLNINGSSFADSGNYTCYVTIDKLGTAKSEKLEIWVGKKPQIIVPPPYRSSAVIGLEMHLHCLATGTPPPVVRWYYIGPVWSEHVKNSIHNGSAYRVHNNGTLVIGSITEKIVGFYECAASNVIGTATKKAGIYLPVKFLTKPQNTTVVIGKSAFLYCNATASPEPVVSWRKEEGERDEKRFKQLKNGTLLIRDARMSDAGQYLCIAANQLDLKETKVTLRVVESEVIRLSPSHKYSIEAFLGGRRKITCEFHGRPPIKVRWYMVGKKGLPARIEKHGSSLIIQKVALSDAGQYFCHGYNVFSSLTAYVNVSVYDPLRFVQTPKNQTAFIGESVWFHCAATGSPKPKVTWLKHDQGGRPLDAEKYKVFKNGSLLIKNVRSADSGRYFCIAATRVDLRQKTVHLVVKEQPTQAESGPVPVAASNSAPMSYSFVVTAAVVFLTVIIARGNFRW; this is translated from the exons TCTCTTCGATTAAAATATCAGAATCAAATTTCGAGTTTCTCCAGCACCCAGTTTCCCAAACGGTCCAAGAAGGAGGTCAGGTTACCTTCAACTGCGGCGTTTCAACGCACAGAAAAATCTCCTTCCAATGGCAACATAATAACAGAACTATAAGAACGGACAGGCAGCCGAGATTTACAATAAGAAGCGATGGATCACTCAGAATAACCAATGCAGATTTGGACGATTCAGGGATTTACCAGTGTACTGCCGTTGCTAAAGCTAAAAGAAGCCAAGCTGTGCGTAAAAAGGCCAAAAGTCGTCCAGCAACATTGCTGGTAGAAG GAATGTGCGATAAGGCTGAAATTGTGACCAGGCCTGCTCACACAACTAAGTTCGCTATTGGCACGGAGTTTTCGCTTGGTTGTCGTTGCCGCAGCTCCAGCAGAGGACTCGTACGTTGGATCAAAAATGGGGACACAGTCAGCCAAGTCAGAGGTCATCTCTCTCTGGACAACATATGGCTGAATATAAATGGTTCTAGTTTTGCAGACAGCGGGAATTATACCTGCTATGTGACAATCGATAAACTTGGGACAGCCAAATCAGAGAAACTTGAAATCTGGG TTGGTAAGAAACCTCAGATTATAGTTCCGCCACCGTACAGGTCGTCGGCGGTTATTGGGCTCGAAATGCACTTGCATTGTTTAGCAACCGGCACACCACCTCCGGTTGTACGTTGGTACTACATTGGTCCAGTATGGTCCGAACATGTGAAAAATTCCATACACAACGGCTCCGCGTATCGTGTCCACAACAACGGGACGCTGGTCATTGGTAGTATAACGGAGAAAATCGTTGGCTTCTACGAGTGCGCCGCTAGCAATGTGATAGGAACTGCGACCAAAAAGGCAGGCATCTATCTTCCAg TAAAATTCCTAACGAAACCCCAAAACACTACAGTAGTGATTGGAAAATCTGCATTCCTGTACTGCAACGCCACAGCTTCACCAGAGCCTGTGGTCAGCTGGAGAAAGGAGGAGGGAGAACGCGATGAAAAGAGAttcaaacaactgaaaaatggCACTCTCCTCATAAGAGATGCGCGTATGTCAGATGCTGGACAATACTTATGCATTGCTGCAAACCAGCTTGATTTAAAAGAAACTAAAGTGACACTACGGGTTGTAG agAGTGAAGTTATAAGGCTGAGCCCTTCACACAAATACAGTATTGAAGCGTTCCTCGGTGGCCGTAGAAAAATCACGTGCGAATTCCATGGACGCCCGCCAATCAAAGTCAGGTGGTATATGGTGGGCAAGAAAGGGCTACCGGCACGAATAGAAAAACATGGAAGCTCCTTGATTATTCAAAAGGTGGCCCTTTCTGATGCTGGTCAGTATTTTTGCCATGGTTACAACGTCTTCAGCTCTCTAACAGCGTATGTCAATGTTTCTGTGTATG ATCCTTTAAGATTCGTGCAAACGCCGAAAAATCAGACCGCTTTCATTGGCGAGTCGGTTTGGTTTCACTGCGCCGCCACAGGCAGCCCAAAGCCTAAAGTTACATGGCTCAAGCATGACCAGGGTGGAAGACCACTGGACGCAGAAAAATACAAAGTGTTCAAGAACGGTTCCCTTTTGATTAAAAACGTGAGGTCTGCTGATAGTGGACGGTATTTCTGCATTGCTGCGACGCGTGTCGATTTGAGACAGAAAACAGTGCATCTTGTGGTAAAAG AACAACCAACACAAGCAGAATCAGGCCCCGTTCCAGTCGCAGCTTCGAATTCAGCTCCTATGTCTTACAGCTTTGTTGTAACGGCTGCCGTCGTTTTTTTAACAGTTATAATAGCGAGAGGTAATTTTCGGTGGTAA